One Perca flavescens isolate YP-PL-M2 chromosome 5, PFLA_1.0, whole genome shotgun sequence genomic window, AAAAAACAGTCCGAGACAAAGTGAGAAAGAGGCTGGTGGACGAGGGGGAGGGTCAGTATTCGTCCAAGTTGTCGGCTTTGGGGATGGAAAGGCCTCGGTCCTTCAGGGCGGCGGTTTTGACCTTCTCCGTCTCCTGTTTGGCCTGCTGCTGCAGCCGCTGCTCCTCCAGGATCTCCTCGATGGAGACCTGCTGCAGCACCGTGTCGCAGGGCTTCTCCACGTCCTGCACACACCGAGACAACACCTTCACCTGGGAGGTCACAGGGTTCATCTTCCCCCCATCGGGACGCATCCCatacacatctggagacacgggCTACCATGCATTTTAATATCAAACGACGCGGTGAGATACGATTCAGATCGGACCGATACAGTTAACGTTCGTTTGAtgaactagggctgccacctcttagtcgattagtcgactaatcgctcgttttggtcttagtcgactaagagttctttagtccattagtcattttttatgcttattcatgcttaattactcattgccaagaaacttctgagcacatttatggtaaacaccagatttaaagtggtgcttttgcaggattaattgtggagaaactcagttttacagatggttcattaactacatttatattgtgcttttctagtcttaaccacctctcaaagctcacagctccgtcaattaaatcaactaatcgattagtcgacaaaatcctataagtgttagtcgactaaggatttctttagtcgaggacagccctataaCGTTCCCgtggcaacagggggaaatggctgctcttgtgtgaagtaaacgcaacatttttcaactttctgctaagatacatgtgacttttttgcaacgaaaatgcggggattatgaaatcggcaatttatgcggcgaaagtgcagcgtatttgaaaaaaatgcgtAATATAtatgcataaatatgcagactttggccgattatgcgttgaattatgtgatcacataatcacgttttactggagggactgattacaCTGCTTTAGCTATATGTACGagtacagatggttaattaactacatttatattgtgcttttctagtcttaaccacctctcaaagagcacagctctgtcgatcaaatcaactcatcgattagtcgacaaaatcgtataagtgttagtcgactaaggatttCTTTAGTTGTGGACAGACCTAGATATTAGCTATTCAGATACACAAATACTCACTATCTCTCCGAGCAGCACCACATTCTCTCCTCTCACGATGAAGATTCCTCGGGGGATGTCTCCAAACTTCTTCCCCACGTGGATGCGCTCGACTGTCTGGTGGAAAACTAAATTGGCTGAGAGGGAAACAACGAGAGGGAAGGGCTTAGAGATATTAAGGGCAGCGTTAAACTACTACAGGCAAAGACTTTACATAAAAACTACAATTTTCTCCCTTTCCTTCAGACTGGTGGAAAGAAAACGTTTATCTTACTACACGTTGTCTATTTTTAGGGccgtgcaattaatcgaaattaaaaGACGGGATTATGAttttcggctcccaatgatcacaaaaacagagtaattgagaaaaacttttttactgatgatttatttaacttttcccCACAGTTCAATAACTGCAACATCTAATCGAAGTATCTAATCTAAACGAGTAATCGGGTTAAATTGTCACGATTTCAAttttgaccgaaataatcgggggggaggggggaaaatcggtctctctctctctctctgtctgtctgtctctttctctctcccctgtctgtctgtctctttctctctctcccctgtctgtctgtctctttctctctctcccctgtctgtctgtctctttccctctctctctccctctcccctgtttgtctgtctgtcgctttccctctctccccccccccctgtctgtctgtctctttccctctccgtctctcccctgtctgtctgtctgtctgtctctttccctctctctcccccctgtctgtctctctccccctctcccctgtctgtctgtctgtctgtctgtctgtctgtctctttccctctctctcccctgtctgtctctctccccctctcccctgtctgtctgtctgtctgtttccctctctctcccctgtctgtctgtctctctccccctctcccctgtctgtctgtctgtctgtctctttccctctctctccccctctcccctgtctgtctgtctgtctgtctctttccctctctctccccctctcccctgtctgtccgtctctttccctctccgtatctcccctgtctgtctgtctgtctgtctgtctgtctgtctgtctaaattGTTCATCTGGTTGATGGTCCTTGCTACTGAAATGAGATAATTAAATGACATGACTGTTAGACTTGTGATCCTCCCGGCGTCGACGTATGTTTGcgttttgtttctttgtgttctGACTGCAGGTCACTGAACGTGGTTTTGAATAAAGACATTTAGGAGATTTACCGAACTGGTCGATGCTCCTGAGGTAGCCGATCAGAGTTCTTCCATCCCGGAGCAGCACCAGGTGCTTCTCTGCAGGAAACAACCAACACAGGCAGTGTTCATTACATCAAATGGCTACCAACCAATGGGAATGCACCATTCATCCAGATATACATCATCACACGGCTATGGACCAATCAGAATGCACCTTTCATCCAGATACACAATgtaacaaagtgcttcacagaaacaaacacacaggtgattaaactatatatatatatatatatatatatataaatatatatatatatatatatatatatatatatatatatatatatatatatatatatatatataaaaaacagaaGCTAATCATGAAGCTTTCAAACATTTTACAGTGAAGTAGTGCAgagtaactaaatacatttagtgcagtactgtacttcagcccaaatgttgaggtacttgaacttcaacttgagtcttttcttttcatgtcactttctactccgctacatttcaaagtgtgtgtctctgcatgtgtgtgtgcgcaatattgtactttttactccgctacGGTCATcggttacagctttagttaacacaaacacaagcacaaacacacacacacacaactgtgatcttgacatataggctaagcattctgtagcaaataacaataaacccattattaatgacattatcttaatgcagtgtagctacctcagcatgtaaataatgctcCTCAAATACAAACGTGAGCGAGGGCAAACAACGAAAATCACCAGTttacttaatttaaatttgcaagaccaggcttaaatgaactgacagcATAAGTTATAccacttacagttctcaaggacacacacacacacacacacacacacacacacacacacacacacacacacacacacacacacacacacacacacacacacacacacacacacacacacacacacacacacacacacacacacacacacacacacacacacacacacacctttgtccgcgctattctccgacatgcacttaACAATTGagttaaattaagttaactggtgattttcgTCTGTATTCTTCGCCTgcgagctaaattgcacgtggctatTGATTCGATATAATAGTGATTGCTCACATTTGTATTTGAGgagcattatttacatgctgaagtagtgacactgcattaagataatgtaattaatagtgggtttattgtcattaagataaagtaattaatagtgggtttattgtcattaagataaagtaattaatagtgggtttattgtcattaagataaagtaattaatagtgggtttattgtcattaagataaagtaattaatagtgggtttattatCATTAAGATAaagtaattaatagtgggtttattatCATTAAGATAaagtaattaatagtgggtttattgtcattaagataaagtaattaatagtgggtttattatCATTAAGATAaagtaattaatagtgggtttattttcattaagataatgtaattaatagtgggtttattgttatttgctacagaatgcttagcccatatgtcaagatcaaagttggcctatatattAACTCAACAAATACAATTCCATCACAACTGAGAATATGCCTCATTgggtgtgaatagaggtgaataaatatattaggtttgtgttgcagcgaagtgtcaggACCGTTTCATGGGGTGGTGGGGTGttcagacctgcccccactgctaaaaacaatcctaaaggaaacactgaatatGTAAGGGACAAATATGTAAGGAACACATGTAAGGGGACAAATATTTAATATGTAAGGGACACATGTAAGGGGACAAATATGTACCTTACACCTCGACAAGTCCACAATGTACAATGGAAGGTGCATAATTgtaccttaaaaaaaaataaaaagataccttcaagatacatttttgtactttttaaggGAACATTTGCTTAGTTTGTAGCTTAGGGAACAGAAATGGACCTGTATAAGACCTCTTTTTGTTACCCTGTAAAGCGTCTGTTTGAAGGCAGAATCTGCTATTCTTTGTGCAAAACATGCGAGGAGTCATTTGAAAAGTACAGGAccggagtaaatgtacttagttactctTTAGTTTGCTAAATGTTCCAGTTTGTGTCAGACACGATGCTCCACATCTTAAGACggaaaccgtgtgtgtgtgtgtgcgtgcacgaggAGCCGCTCGAGACTTACTGTCGATGTCGTCGATGAGGCTGGCCGTGCCCGGTACGTAGTTCATCTTGTGCTGCTGGTTCTTAGCTTCGTG contains:
- the lsm1 gene encoding U6 snRNA-associated Sm-like protein LSm1, translating into MNYVPGTASLIDDIDKKHLVLLRDGRTLIGYLRSIDQFANLVFHQTVERIHVGKKFGDIPRGIFIVRGENVVLLGEIDVEKPCDTVLQQVSIEEILEEQRLQQQAKQETEKVKTAALKDRGLSIPKADNLDEY